A stretch of Pedosphaera parvula Ellin514 DNA encodes these proteins:
- a CDS encoding YraN family protein: MAKLKTCFARKEQAEHLRRGDLGELVAKKHLRKGGLKFLTANFKSDRGEIDLIFRDGDCLVFVEVKTRSSEEWSRPAAAVDARKRRLLSQTALDYLKLLRNPQVKIRFDIVEVLLTHGEVKEIRHLPNTFPISKPYRYL; encoded by the coding sequence TTGGCAAAGCTTAAAACGTGCTTCGCTCGCAAGGAGCAGGCAGAACATCTTCGCCGTGGCGACCTGGGCGAGCTCGTGGCAAAAAAACATCTTCGCAAGGGCGGGCTCAAATTCCTCACGGCAAATTTCAAATCAGATCGTGGCGAGATTGATTTGATATTCCGTGATGGTGATTGTCTGGTGTTTGTGGAGGTAAAGACGCGTTCATCGGAAGAATGGTCTCGGCCGGCGGCGGCGGTGGATGCAAGGAAGCGCCGGTTGCTTTCGCAAACGGCACTGGATTATTTGAAGTTGCTAAGAAATCCTCAGGTGAAAATCCGGTTTGATATTGTGGAAGTCTTGTTGACTCACGGTGAAGTGAAGGAGATTCGGCATTTGCCGAATACTTTTCCAATTTCCAAACCATATCGTTATTTGTGA
- a CDS encoding pyridoxal-phosphate-dependent aminotransferase family protein gives MAHVKLHIPGPVEVSEKTFRAFSSPMVGHRGQGFKDLYAKMQPQLQSLLYTKQLVYLSTSSAWGVMEGAIRNLVTKKVLNCMCGAFSDKWLDVSQRCGKQAEGLKVEWGSPIRAEQIDAKLATGQFDALTLIHNETSTGVMSPLEEIAALKKKYPDVMFIVDAVSSLTATKIEFDKLGIDVLLAGTQKAFAMPPGLAVFAASPAALAKAATVKDRGYYFDFVEFQKNAEGHMTPSTPSIGHVYALASKLEDFFAEGLEARYARHSKLAKMTQDWAARNGFTLFPDKGFESVTLTCISNGARPGGRVIDVAKLQKLVKDQGILIDGGYGKIKGTTFRLSNMGDETEATMNKLYTALDNALKAL, from the coding sequence ATGGCACATGTTAAACTGCACATTCCGGGACCCGTCGAAGTAAGCGAGAAAACCTTTCGCGCTTTCTCTTCCCCGATGGTTGGTCATCGCGGCCAGGGCTTCAAAGATCTTTACGCCAAAATGCAGCCCCAGTTGCAATCCCTGCTCTACACGAAGCAACTGGTCTATCTCAGCACCTCCTCTGCCTGGGGTGTGATGGAAGGCGCCATCCGCAACCTCGTCACGAAAAAGGTTCTCAACTGCATGTGCGGCGCTTTTTCTGACAAGTGGCTCGATGTCTCCCAACGCTGCGGCAAACAGGCTGAGGGCCTCAAGGTCGAATGGGGTTCACCCATCCGCGCCGAACAAATCGACGCCAAGCTCGCCACCGGCCAGTTTGATGCCCTCACGCTAATTCACAACGAAACTTCCACCGGCGTCATGAGCCCACTCGAGGAAATCGCCGCGCTTAAGAAGAAATATCCCGACGTCATGTTCATCGTCGACGCCGTCAGCTCCCTGACCGCGACGAAAATTGAATTCGACAAGCTCGGCATCGATGTCTTGCTCGCCGGCACGCAAAAAGCCTTCGCCATGCCTCCCGGCCTCGCCGTTTTCGCCGCCTCTCCTGCTGCGCTGGCCAAGGCCGCCACCGTCAAGGATCGCGGCTATTATTTCGACTTCGTTGAATTCCAGAAGAACGCTGAAGGTCACATGACCCCGAGCACCCCGAGCATCGGCCACGTCTACGCGTTGGCTTCAAAGCTCGAAGACTTCTTCGCCGAAGGCCTCGAAGCCCGTTACGCCCGCCACTCCAAGCTCGCCAAGATGACCCAGGACTGGGCCGCTCGCAACGGCTTCACCCTGTTCCCGGACAAAGGTTTTGAATCCGTCACCCTCACCTGCATCAGCAACGGTGCCCGCCCCGGCGGACGCGTTATCGATGTCGCCAAGCTGCAGAAGCTCGTTAAGGATCAAGGCATCCTGATCGATGGCGGTTACGGCAAAATCAAAGGCACCACCTTCCGCCTCTCCAACATGGGCGACGAAACCGAAGCCACCATGAACAAACTCTACACCGCTCTCGACAATGCTCTGAAGGCGTTGTAA
- a CDS encoding ribonuclease HII encodes MAAATKYWNRLGFERELWQQGTTLVAGVDEAGCGPLAGPVVAAAVLFPCSWLEAGLFSKLRGLNDSKQLDEDQREKFYNIIVNHPEIRHAIAVIDVEMIDRINIRQAAWRGMNQALDQLNPKPQHVLVDGLKIKWLPYAQTALVQGDGKSYSIAAASVLAKVTRDRLMQDYDKQYPGYGFAEHKGYGTPKHLAAINAQGPCLIHRKSFAPFRPIMETLELFPAPDANPASTNLEVSPSAQQLPGT; translated from the coding sequence ATGGCTGCTGCTACCAAATATTGGAATCGGCTCGGATTTGAGCGCGAGCTTTGGCAACAGGGGACAACCCTGGTGGCCGGAGTGGACGAGGCTGGTTGTGGTCCGCTCGCCGGGCCGGTGGTGGCCGCGGCGGTTTTGTTTCCGTGCAGTTGGTTGGAGGCGGGATTGTTTTCCAAGTTGCGCGGCTTGAATGATTCCAAACAACTGGATGAGGATCAGCGGGAGAAATTCTACAATATTATTGTGAATCATCCTGAGATTCGTCATGCCATCGCGGTGATCGATGTTGAAATGATTGATCGCATCAACATTCGGCAAGCGGCTTGGCGGGGAATGAATCAAGCCTTGGACCAATTGAACCCGAAGCCGCAGCATGTGCTGGTCGATGGGTTGAAGATAAAATGGCTTCCGTACGCGCAGACTGCGCTCGTGCAAGGCGATGGGAAAAGTTATTCCATTGCGGCAGCAAGTGTGCTGGCCAAGGTGACCCGGGACCGGTTGATGCAGGACTACGACAAACAATATCCCGGTTATGGTTTTGCCGAGCACAAAGGATATGGGACGCCCAAACATTTGGCGGCAATCAATGCGCAGGGGCCATGTTTGATTCATCGCAAAAGCTTTGCGCCCTTCCGGCCGATAATGGAAACGCTGGAGCTTTTTCCAGCTCCAGATGCGAATCCTGCGTCGACTAACCTGGAAGTTTCTCCGTCTGCTCAGCAATTGCCTGGAACTTGA
- a CDS encoding tRNA-dihydrouridine synthase family protein codes for MTNYAAQFQQMLDGKEPILALAPMQDVTDLPFMKVISSYGSADVYYTEYFRVHGSSNLEKWILESITKNPTGQPVIAQMIGNDIPSLVRSAKELQQYPIVAVDLNLGCPAPIVYRKCAGGGLLREPKRVDSILGALRDAISVKFTVKTRIGFDSTGVFDELLPIFAKHSIDLLTVHGRTVQEMYRSEVHYDFIARAAQAVSCPVLANGNVYSAKKAEEVLQFTGARGLMIGRGVIRNPWLFHQIRHHRRGEPIFIPKGHDVLQYIRTLYDAVRPPDIRELAQVQKMKKYLNYVGLGVEPTGQFLHQIRRATSEVEFFKICEDYLNHDRLMPLEPFSLGLKETDVMAGEHL; via the coding sequence GTGACCAACTACGCCGCACAATTCCAACAAATGCTCGACGGCAAGGAACCCATCCTTGCCCTGGCCCCCATGCAGGACGTCACCGACCTTCCCTTCATGAAGGTCATTTCGTCTTACGGCAGTGCTGACGTCTATTACACCGAATACTTTCGCGTCCACGGATCTTCAAACCTGGAAAAATGGATTCTCGAATCCATCACGAAGAATCCCACCGGCCAGCCCGTCATCGCTCAGATGATTGGCAACGATATTCCCTCTCTCGTCCGTTCTGCCAAGGAACTGCAGCAATATCCCATCGTCGCCGTCGACCTGAACCTCGGCTGCCCCGCCCCCATCGTCTATCGCAAATGCGCCGGCGGCGGTTTGTTGCGCGAACCCAAACGCGTCGATTCCATTCTCGGCGCTCTCCGCGACGCCATTTCCGTCAAGTTCACCGTCAAAACCCGCATCGGTTTTGACTCCACCGGCGTGTTCGATGAACTGCTCCCCATCTTCGCGAAACATTCCATCGACCTCCTCACCGTCCACGGTCGCACCGTTCAGGAAATGTATCGCTCCGAAGTCCACTACGATTTCATCGCCCGCGCTGCCCAAGCCGTCTCCTGCCCCGTTCTCGCCAATGGCAACGTCTATTCCGCCAAAAAAGCAGAGGAAGTTTTACAATTCACCGGCGCGCGTGGATTAATGATCGGCCGCGGCGTCATCCGCAATCCCTGGCTCTTCCATCAAATCCGCCACCACCGCCGCGGCGAACCCATCTTCATCCCCAAAGGCCACGACGTCCTGCAATACATCCGCACGCTTTATGATGCCGTCCGCCCACCCGACATCCGTGAACTGGCCCAGGTGCAAAAGATGAAGAAGTATTTGAACTACGTCGGCCTCGGCGTCGAACCCACCGGCCAATTCCTCCACCAAATCCGCCGCGCCACCAGCGAAGTTGAATTCTTCAAAATCTGCGAAGATTACCTAAACCACGACCGCCTCATGCCGCTGGAACCGTTCTCTCTCGGCCTAAAAGAAACCGACGTCATGGCCGGAGAACACCTGTAA
- a CDS encoding MnmC family methyltransferase gives MHSTKEGYRLVKLASGVHSVHSLAHRETFHPVIGPVAEAEALYVKQLHLPERMATHTGEFVIWDVGLGAAANVLTVLKATRAATCPLRIISFDHTIAPLQFALDHATDLGYFTGYESAVDDFLKHQRATFTDGSRTVNWELHLGDFPTFVTQTLANTAGKPPAPHAILFDAFSPAKNPAMWTQPLFANLFRLLDPQRPCALPTYSRSTMLRVSLLLADFYVGAGHATGEKEETTIAANSLDLISEPLDKTWLKRAQNSTSAEPMWEPSYRQAPLAPATWEKLQQHPQFK, from the coding sequence ATGCATTCGACTAAAGAAGGCTATCGGCTCGTAAAGCTCGCCAGCGGCGTGCATAGCGTCCATTCGCTGGCACATCGCGAGACCTTCCATCCCGTTATCGGCCCCGTTGCCGAAGCCGAAGCGCTTTACGTGAAGCAATTGCACTTGCCCGAGCGCATGGCCACCCACACCGGCGAATTCGTCATCTGGGACGTCGGTCTCGGCGCTGCCGCCAACGTGCTCACCGTCCTAAAGGCCACCCGCGCCGCCACCTGCCCATTGCGCATCATCAGCTTCGACCACACCATCGCCCCGCTCCAATTTGCCCTGGACCATGCCACCGACCTCGGCTATTTCACCGGCTACGAATCCGCCGTCGATGATTTCCTCAAGCACCAGCGCGCCACCTTCACCGACGGCTCCCGCACCGTAAACTGGGAACTCCACCTCGGCGACTTCCCAACTTTTGTCACGCAGACATTGGCTAACACCGCAGGGAAACCACCGGCCCCGCACGCCATCCTCTTCGACGCCTTTTCCCCCGCGAAGAATCCCGCCATGTGGACTCAACCGCTTTTTGCCAATCTGTTCCGCCTCCTCGACCCGCAACGCCCCTGCGCCTTGCCAACCTATTCCCGCAGCACCATGCTCCGCGTTTCCCTGTTGCTCGCGGACTTCTACGTCGGCGCCGGCCACGCCACCGGCGAAAAGGAAGAAACCACCATCGCCGCCAACTCACTGGACTTAATCTCCGAGCCCCTCGACAAAACCTGGCTTAAACGCGCCCAGAACTCCACCAGCGCCGAACCCATGTGGGAACCCTCTTACCGTCAAGCCCCGCTCGCCCCTGCCACTTGGGAAAAATTGCAGCAACACCCGCAATTCAAATAG
- a CDS encoding RCC1 domain-containing protein: MKKPALIIGILFFLLAGWTLYKIFYGSPLPQVTKAMIPPPVVVTLTSSNAPLRIFPGAGNTTFLLPDNSLWRWGMSHGQGIRLLVPTLVETNSSWRQILTANSRTVALHTDGTLWEWGWRGGPRYVTTPQQVDTNHDWVSVTAGDLHSVALKRNGTLWAWGDNSLGQLGPSASQYQTNLIQLGTNRDWMAIGGRGQIIFALREDHTLWIWGQVPNASAGQFAALPALLPFSSDTNWIANNAGNLSHIRNNKGEIYSPSSAASNPTMPAAQFGQQIATNIFTDQFAMVVTDKPKCFALHTDGTLWEMNIRYRPGVLEPTHKWSRVGTRSDWVSLCDASGAAIAMTSDGTVWMWGADLGQEPVPDTRSRIQLLKNRFLSFIGSPPLGSTTSAYYPVQREPRPLLRLVYSNTNQVADKK, from the coding sequence ATGAAGAAACCAGCCCTGATAATCGGCATCCTTTTTTTCCTCCTCGCCGGCTGGACTCTCTACAAAATCTTCTACGGCTCGCCGCTGCCGCAGGTCACCAAAGCCATGATTCCGCCGCCGGTCGTGGTCACTCTCACTTCCAGCAACGCTCCACTCCGCATCTTTCCAGGCGCTGGCAATACCACATTCCTTTTGCCCGACAATTCCCTGTGGCGCTGGGGAATGAGCCACGGCCAGGGAATCAGGCTCCTTGTTCCCACCCTCGTGGAAACAAACAGTAGTTGGCGTCAAATCTTAACTGCCAACAGCCGTACGGTCGCGCTTCACACCGACGGCACCCTGTGGGAATGGGGCTGGCGCGGCGGCCCACGCTATGTCACCACACCACAACAAGTGGACACCAATCATGACTGGGTATCTGTAACAGCGGGTGACCTCCACTCCGTCGCTCTGAAGCGCAACGGCACTCTCTGGGCTTGGGGCGATAATTCGCTCGGACAACTTGGTCCTTCTGCAAGCCAGTATCAAACCAACCTTATCCAGCTCGGCACCAATCGGGATTGGATGGCCATCGGCGGAAGAGGCCAGATTATTTTTGCCTTGCGGGAGGACCATACACTTTGGATCTGGGGGCAGGTGCCCAATGCCTCCGCTGGTCAATTCGCCGCGCTTCCCGCATTACTGCCATTCTCCAGTGATACCAACTGGATTGCGAACAATGCAGGAAACCTGTCCCACATCCGCAATAACAAGGGAGAAATCTATTCCCCATCCAGCGCTGCATCTAATCCCACCATGCCTGCCGCCCAGTTCGGCCAGCAAATCGCCACCAATATTTTCACAGATCAATTCGCGATGGTCGTCACAGATAAACCAAAATGTTTTGCTCTGCATACTGACGGAACGCTCTGGGAGATGAATATTCGCTATCGACCCGGAGTGCTCGAACCCACTCATAAATGGAGCCGGGTCGGCACCCGGTCGGATTGGGTCTCGCTTTGTGATGCTTCGGGGGCAGCCATTGCCATGACCAGTGACGGTACTGTCTGGATGTGGGGTGCAGATCTTGGCCAGGAGCCAGTTCCGGATACCAGGTCACGCATTCAATTACTGAAAAATCGTTTCTTGAGTTTCATTGGGAGTCCTCCTTTAGGCTCCACTACTTCAGCTTACTACCCTGTTCAACGCGAACCCCGCCCCCTCCTCCGCCTGGTCTACTCCAACACCAACCAAGTGGCCGATAAAAAGTAG
- a CDS encoding YraN family protein translates to MNLWDRIGAWVGNGVKPLHLQHGELGERAAKKYLRKQGLKFFTANFKSDRGEIDLIFRDGDGLVFVEVKTRSSVDWNLPPDKTGGSIHSLRQGQISFNVDA, encoded by the coding sequence ATGAACCTTTGGGATAGAATCGGGGCATGGGTTGGCAATGGGGTTAAGCCGCTTCATTTGCAGCATGGGGAATTGGGGGAGCGGGCCGCGAAGAAGTATCTTCGCAAGCAAGGACTCAAGTTTTTCACAGCGAACTTCAAATCAGATCGAGGTGAAATCGATTTAATATTTCGCGATGGTGATGGTCTGGTGTTTGTGGAGGTGAAGACGCGTTCATCAGTGGACTGGAATCTTCCGCCTGATAAAACGGGCGGCAGCATTCATTCTTTACGACAGGGTCAAATATCTTTTAATGTTGATGCCTGA
- a CDS encoding PIG-L deacetylase family protein codes for MSLSNKVAIAIAAHPDDIEFQMAGTLMLLKQAGYETHYMNVSSGNCGSLEFDSKRTRVVRAGEGKQAAKILGAKFHPSLTDDLEIFYDLKMLRRLAAVIREVKPSIVLTHSPQDYMEDHMNTCRLAVTAAFTHGMPNFKTIPSRPIYNGDVTLYHCMPHGLRDGLRRRVWPGAYVNVASVQETKRNSLAAHKSQQGWLDASQGMNSYLLAMEEMSLELGKMSKKFKYAEGWRRHLHLGFAARDIDPLAEVLKSNYLINKAYEQALENLQ; via the coding sequence ATGAGCCTATCAAATAAAGTTGCCATCGCGATTGCGGCGCATCCGGATGATATCGAATTCCAGATGGCCGGGACGCTAATGCTGTTGAAGCAGGCTGGATACGAGACGCATTATATGAACGTTTCGAGCGGCAACTGCGGCAGTCTGGAGTTCGACAGCAAGAGGACGAGAGTGGTTCGTGCTGGCGAGGGGAAACAGGCGGCAAAAATTCTAGGCGCGAAGTTTCATCCGAGTCTTACAGATGATCTGGAGATCTTTTACGATCTCAAAATGCTCAGGCGATTAGCCGCAGTGATCCGTGAGGTGAAGCCATCGATTGTATTGACGCACTCGCCGCAAGATTACATGGAGGATCATATGAATACCTGCCGTCTTGCGGTGACGGCGGCGTTCACACACGGCATGCCGAACTTCAAAACGATTCCTTCCCGACCGATTTATAATGGCGATGTGACCCTCTATCATTGCATGCCGCATGGGTTGCGGGACGGATTGCGTCGGCGAGTCTGGCCAGGGGCTTACGTAAATGTCGCGTCGGTGCAGGAGACCAAGCGGAATTCGCTTGCGGCACATAAGAGTCAGCAAGGTTGGCTGGATGCGAGTCAGGGAATGAATTCGTATCTGCTCGCGATGGAGGAGATGTCGCTGGAACTTGGAAAGATGTCGAAGAAGTTCAAGTATGCGGAAGGCTGGCGGCGGCATTTGCATCTGGGGTTTGCGGCACGAGATATCGATCCTCTTGCAGAAGTGCTGAAAAGCAATTATTTGATTAACAAGGCTTACGAACAGGCTTTGGAAAATCTACAATGA
- a CDS encoding DUF4240 domain-containing protein, translating into MKLEEFWEIVERVHLASKGDMDVKCKLLTEELRRLPTSEVKSFSHHFDDCKDKAYTNELWAAAYIIGHGCSDDKFSDFRSTLISMGHSTFEKVVSSSESLVEMDVDKDNAFYEGYQYAPITVYKEMTGSLPYRDKPHPESPTGTCCNEDEEVARLYPRLAAKHHYCTSPRRRWWRFW; encoded by the coding sequence ATGAAACTCGAAGAGTTCTGGGAGATTGTGGAGAGGGTGCATCTGGCATCCAAAGGTGACATGGATGTGAAATGCAAGCTCCTGACCGAAGAACTACGCAGACTGCCCACATCTGAGGTGAAGTCGTTTTCTCACCATTTTGATGACTGCAAGGATAAGGCTTATACGAATGAACTTTGGGCTGCTGCGTACATCATTGGCCATGGTTGTTCGGACGACAAATTTTCAGATTTCCGTTCTACCCTTATTTCAATGGGACACTCTACTTTTGAGAAAGTTGTTTCCTCATCTGAGTCTCTCGTTGAGATGGATGTGGACAAGGACAATGCTTTTTACGAGGGCTACCAGTATGCTCCGATTACGGTTTACAAAGAGATGACTGGGAGTTTGCCTTATCGCGATAAACCGCATCCCGAGTCTCCAACTGGAACATGTTGTAACGAGGATGAGGAGGTCGCCAGGCTCTATCCCAGACTAGCCGCCAAGCACCATTATTGCACTTCGCCGCGAAGACGGTGGTGGAGGTTCTGGTAA
- a CDS encoding MFS transporter, with protein sequence MTTLGSRVENASTVSGFFGKFSVLRDAIPELWISFAIKAISIAAYGLTNSTLVLWMHSELGYRDDQALPIVAAWSLVMTAMTLLVGSLTDVLGMRRTLFIGTVLCILGRAVMILTTVRWVALACGLLPLAIGEALGGPVLIAAARCYSNTRQRSMSFSMIYAMMNLGFLMAGWLFDHFRKGLGEHGQLNLAGLHFSTYQTLFLVSLILEALVLPLIFLLREGAEATDQGLKLVPRKPAPANRSFLQSVNLTTRQATRETVQLFGTLLRQAGFHRLLIFLILIAFVKIIYRQMDYVYPTFGIRELGPGAPIGILWGLNSLFIIILAPIVGALTQRFSAYSMVITGGLISSASIFIMALPPALFVPVADGVLGNFVGHWYLGLHGAVHPYYVMISLFVLVLSVGEAFYSPRVYEYAAAIAPKGQEASYGALSYVPFLLAKLLIGLFSGKWLMRYCPETGPRHSETLWLIVALFSLVAPIGLIGLRRFIQVREAGRETES encoded by the coding sequence ATGACAACCCTTGGCTCACGCGTCGAAAACGCATCCACTGTCAGCGGTTTTTTTGGAAAATTCAGCGTTCTTAGGGACGCGATTCCAGAATTATGGATTTCGTTCGCCATCAAAGCCATTTCCATCGCCGCCTACGGGCTCACCAACTCAACATTGGTCCTTTGGATGCATTCCGAACTGGGTTACCGCGATGATCAGGCATTGCCTATCGTCGCTGCCTGGTCATTGGTAATGACGGCGATGACGCTCCTGGTTGGCTCATTGACCGATGTGCTGGGGATGCGCCGGACACTGTTTATCGGGACAGTATTGTGCATTTTAGGACGGGCGGTGATGATCTTGACGACGGTCAGGTGGGTGGCGCTGGCATGCGGCCTGTTGCCATTGGCGATCGGCGAGGCGTTGGGTGGTCCCGTACTGATCGCGGCGGCCCGGTGTTATTCCAACACGCGCCAACGGTCCATGTCCTTCTCCATGATTTACGCCATGATGAATCTTGGATTTCTGATGGCGGGGTGGCTGTTTGATCACTTCCGCAAGGGACTGGGTGAACATGGGCAATTGAACCTGGCGGGCCTGCATTTCTCGACGTACCAGACCCTCTTTCTGGTCAGCTTGATTCTGGAGGCGCTGGTGCTGCCGTTGATATTCCTATTGCGTGAAGGCGCGGAGGCGACCGATCAAGGGCTCAAGTTGGTTCCTCGAAAACCGGCCCCGGCCAACCGCAGCTTTCTCCAATCCGTCAACCTCACCACCCGACAGGCCACACGCGAAACCGTTCAATTGTTCGGCACACTGTTACGGCAGGCCGGCTTCCACCGACTCCTGATTTTCCTCATTTTGATCGCATTCGTGAAGATCATTTACCGACAGATGGATTATGTGTATCCGACCTTTGGCATTCGCGAACTTGGCCCGGGTGCGCCCATTGGGATCTTATGGGGATTGAACAGCTTGTTCATCATTATCCTGGCGCCCATCGTCGGTGCCCTGACGCAAAGATTTTCGGCGTATTCCATGGTCATCACGGGCGGGCTGATTTCGTCGGCCTCCATTTTCATCATGGCGCTGCCGCCGGCCCTGTTTGTGCCGGTGGCGGATGGTGTGCTGGGGAATTTCGTCGGCCATTGGTATCTCGGTCTGCACGGCGCGGTGCATCCGTATTATGTGATGATCTCCTTGTTTGTGCTCGTCCTCTCGGTGGGCGAGGCGTTTTATTCCCCGCGCGTGTATGAATACGCCGCCGCCATTGCGCCCAAGGGACAGGAGGCTTCCTATGGTGCGCTCTCCTACGTGCCCTTCCTGCTGGCCAAGCTGTTGATCGGGTTGTTTTCCGGCAAATGGCTGATGCGCTACTGCCCCGAGACCGGCCCGCGCCATTCGGAGACGCTTTGGTTGATTGTAGCCTTGTTCAGCTTGGTGGCTCCCATCGGTTTGATTGGGTTGCGCCGTTTCATCCAAGTCCGCGAGGCCGGGCGCGAGACTGAGTCCTGA
- a CDS encoding serine hydrolase, whose translation MQIGRKQAGCQTSAKSPPPFLGGYGKLRMDKAGAVVQYTRVFMKQNVLVLMRWVCVLTVLPGMVWLTGCASVGDHSASTTARTATTPLPLMKNYTLGYHTPTDPTLQSKVEAVDATLRRRHGMGPADTAVGVLDLNHHRLAMIHPDREDYGASVPKIGILLAYFQLHPEAASHLDPTTKHELGLMAKASNNEMASKFSHQMGLKQIQKVINSYDLYNTNHGGGIWVGKHYGKDSERIGDPIGNNSHAATVRQLLRFYVMLEQGKLVSPQASKVMMEIFASPDIPHDDIKFVKGLHGRDVKILRKWGSWENWYHDTADVTGPGRHYIIVGMTKHQNGDAYLVDLARAVDELMLEGARK comes from the coding sequence ATGCAGATTGGCAGGAAGCAGGCGGGGTGTCAAACCAGTGCAAAGAGTCCGCCTCCTTTCCTCGGCGGCTACGGGAAGCTGAGGATGGACAAGGCGGGTGCGGTGGTTCAATATACGCGGGTTTTTATGAAGCAGAATGTTTTGGTTTTGATGCGATGGGTTTGTGTGTTGACAGTTTTGCCGGGAATGGTTTGGTTGACGGGGTGTGCATCGGTGGGGGATCATTCCGCCAGCACTACGGCACGGACGGCAACAACTCCTTTACCTTTGATGAAGAATTACACTTTAGGATATCACACGCCGACTGATCCGACTTTGCAATCAAAGGTGGAGGCGGTGGATGCCACCTTGCGCAGGCGGCATGGGATGGGACCAGCGGATACAGCGGTGGGAGTGTTGGATTTGAACCACCATCGGTTGGCAATGATTCATCCGGACAGGGAGGATTATGGAGCGAGCGTGCCGAAGATTGGAATTTTACTGGCGTATTTTCAGTTGCATCCGGAGGCGGCCAGCCATCTTGATCCGACGACGAAGCACGAGCTGGGATTGATGGCGAAGGCTTCGAATAATGAGATGGCGTCGAAGTTTTCGCATCAGATGGGTTTGAAGCAGATTCAGAAGGTGATCAACTCGTATGATTTGTATAATACGAATCATGGCGGCGGCATCTGGGTGGGAAAACATTATGGCAAGGACAGTGAGCGGATTGGTGATCCGATCGGGAATAATTCGCATGCGGCGACGGTGCGGCAGTTGTTGAGATTTTATGTGATGTTGGAGCAGGGGAAGTTGGTGTCGCCACAGGCATCGAAGGTGATGATGGAGATTTTTGCATCGCCAGACATTCCGCATGATGACATCAAGTTCGTGAAGGGATTGCACGGGCGGGATGTGAAGATTTTGCGGAAATGGGGATCGTGGGAGAACTGGTATCATGACACGGCGGACGTCACGGGGCCGGGGCGGCATTACATCATCGTGGGGATGACGAAGCATCAGAATGGGGATGCGTATTTGGTGGATCTGGCGCGGGCGGTGGATGAGTTGATGCTGGAAGGGGCGAGGAAATAG
- a CDS encoding MauE/DoxX family redox-associated membrane protein produces MKTDSGARCCDARTAAVALGRWCLGIVFLFYGLGKFMGGVNGFAQGMVKQFEKTMLPPGLVTAFSYALPFLEVGLGVLLILGLARDVVLFIAGLLLIALTFGQVMLQQPQVVFFNTAYTMIAAVLLFASKYDRWVLMPGCCRWRGDGAETKTGN; encoded by the coding sequence ATGAAAACGGATTCTGGAGCAAGATGTTGCGATGCAAGGACAGCGGCGGTGGCGTTGGGACGTTGGTGTCTGGGAATAGTCTTTCTCTTCTACGGTTTGGGCAAGTTCATGGGAGGGGTGAACGGTTTTGCGCAAGGGATGGTGAAGCAGTTTGAAAAGACAATGTTGCCGCCGGGGTTGGTGACGGCTTTCAGCTACGCGTTGCCGTTTTTGGAGGTGGGACTGGGTGTTCTGTTGATCCTGGGTTTGGCGCGGGATGTGGTTTTGTTTATTGCTGGGTTGTTGTTAATTGCACTGACTTTTGGGCAGGTGATGCTGCAGCAGCCGCAGGTCGTGTTTTTTAATACGGCGTATACGATGATAGCAGCGGTGTTGTTGTTTGCGTCGAAGTATGATCGATGGGTGTTGATGCCGGGATGTTGTCGGTGGCGAGGGGATGGAGCGGAGACGAAAACAGGAAATTAA
- a CDS encoding GH25 family lysozyme has protein sequence MKLLKIFGGVIGTAFLMTSTLMAQRPHGIDVSSYQGTPNWTSVKNCGWTFAWAKATEGVSITDGSYRYNINNGKAAGVYMGA, from the coding sequence ATGAAACTACTAAAAATATTTGGTGGCGTTATCGGAACAGCCTTTCTCATGACCTCGACGCTGATGGCCCAACGTCCGCATGGCATTGACGTCTCATCCTACCAAGGGACACCCAACTGGACGAGTGTCAAAAATTGTGGCTGGACTTTCGCCTGGGCAAAGGCGACCGAAGGGGTGTCCATTACTGATGGTTCTTATCGTTATAATATAAACAATGGCAAAGCTGCCGGCGTTTATATGGGCGCTT